From bacterium:
AGCAGTCGTTTTCCTCAATGACAAAATCCGGTAATAATTATTATGTTGCTTTCATCGAGTTGTATGATGAAATCAATCTATACTATGCAGTCCGAGTTGCGAAAATTAATTTGGATGGTTCTCAGGTGTGGCTCCGAACAATTGCAGAAGGGGCTGTTAACAACTCTACTGGCAATCGTCAGCATGTCCAGTTGATCCCAGCCAGTAATGGTGGAGTGGTTGCCTATTGGCAGGAGTACCGCTCTGATTCCAATAATGGCGGACAAATCTACGCCCAAAAAGTAAATAGTGACGGCACTATCGGATGGACAACCGGTGGTATCCGTCTCGGTGCAAGTGCCGAGGATCAAGCGACTGCGACGGCAACGATTACTCGTTCTGGCAACTCATATTGGTTTGCCTGGAAAGATGTTCGGAATGCCGGAGTGGCTCAAATTTATGCTCAGCATATCAACGATGCAGGACAACGGCAACTAGCGACTTCAGGATTACATGTTAACGATATGGGAACCAATGTCCAGCAGGACCCGTCGGTAGCGATGGATAACTCCAATGGGGTATATCTCGCTTGGTCGCAATATGTTCAAGCGATAACCGACACAATTGCCGATGCGGAGATTAAAGGGGTTCATTTATCCGGTACCGGAGCTGTTCTCTATCCAAACATTTGGTCTTCGCCAACACCGCAGAATTCTGGCTGGTGGGTGCGTTTTACTTATAAGCAGTTAACCCCTGATATCGCGCCGACCGTCTTAAACGCTGCGGTTGGAAACTGGCAGGATTTCCGTTCGACTGGAAAAGAAGAACTGATTAACTTGTATGGTCAGCGAGTCAGCGATCCTTCAACCGAAATTCGCGAGATAACCAACTCAATTGTTCCGAGCGATTACGTGCTCGAACAGAATTGGCCGAATCCGTTCAATTCCACCACGACATTCAAGTTCTCACTTCCGAACCAAGAGAATGTCAAAGTAATCGTCTACGACGTCACCGGTCGTGAAGTCGCACGATTATTAGACGCGAAGGTACAAGCCGGAACCTATCAAGTAAAATGGTTTGGCAAGAACGACGCCGGGTTAAAGGTTGCCAGTGGTATCTATTTCTATCGTCTCGAGACGAAGAAAGCAACCCTGACACGCAAATTGGCGCTCGTCAACTAAACTACAACATCAGTTCCATATAGAATGCCGGACTTCGTTAGTCCGGCATTTTTCTTATGCGCTGATAGCGGTTTAATGAATAAACTTACACTTCCTTTTCTATCATGTACTGGTGCATTGCGGCAGATGCTTTTCGTGCCGCGCCCATTGCCAAAATCACCGTTGCCGCGCCAATCACCACATCGCCGCCAGCATAGACACCGGGAATCGAGGTCGCACCATCGTCGGTTGCTATGATGTTACCCCACTTATTTGTATTCAAGCCCGGCGTTGTTTGTGGAATTAAGGGATTGGAACCATTGCCAATGGAAACGACGACGCAGTCAAACTCGGACTCATACTCGGAACCTTCAATGACAACCGGTCGCCGTCGTCCGCTGGCATCCGGTTCCCCCAGTTCCATTTTTACCATCTTCATACCGCGAACCCAACCCTGATCATCGCCGAGCAATTCAATCGGATTCGTCAAGAACCGGAACTCGATACCCTCTTCCTCAGCATGATGGATTTCCTCGATTCGAGCCGGCATTTCATTGCGGCTGCGACGATACACGACACTGACTTTTTCTGCGCCTAACCGAATCGCAGTGCGAGCCGCATCCATAGCGACGTTGCCGCCGCCTAAAACTGCGACGCGCTTCGCCTTCATTATCGGAGTATCGGAATTCGGAAAATCGAAGGCGCGCATCAAATTTGAGCGGGTTAAGAACTCATTTGCCGAATACACCCCATTGAAATTTTCACCGGGAATATTCATGAAGTAGGGAAGGCCGGCGCCGGTTCCGAGGAATACCGAATCGAATTTCTCTTCTTCGAGTAGTTCGTACACTGTTAACGTTCGACCAATAACACTGTTGAAGACAAACTTTACCCCTAACTGCTCGAGGTAATTTACTTCCGATTGTACGATGGATTTCGGCAACCGGAATTCCGGAATTCCGTATATCAAAACTCCACCCGCTTTGTGCAACGCTTCAAAGACGGTGACATCATGTCCTAACAGCGCTAAGTCACCAGCGACAGTTAGACCAGCCGGGCCACTACCGACAACGGCAATTCGCTTTCCGGTTGCAGGCGCGCGTTCCGGTATCGTCACTAACTCGTTAATTCGCTCAAAATCAGCGGCAAACCGTTCTAACCGACCAATAGCGACTGGTTCCTGTTTGATACCGACTACACAAACTTTTTCGCACTGCTCTTCCTGCGGACACACCCTGCCGCAGATTGCCGGCAACGCATTCATCTCTTTGATCTTGCGTGCGGAAGCAGCGAACTCACCCTGTGTAATCATTTTCAAAAATGCGGGAATATCGATGCCAACTGGACACCCTGCGACGCATTTAGGATTCTTGCATTGGATGCAGCGCGACGCTTCCGCTATTGCTAGTTCAGCGGTGTATCCAAAAGGTACTTCGAGAAAATTGCGGGCGCGGACGAGTGGTTCCTGTTCCGGCATTGCTTGGCGTGGTATTTTTTCCTTGGCGGCCATTCCAACTCCTGTACATTCCATGCCGGGCGCAGCGCGCACAGCAATTCCCATAACAATCTTACGCGTGCTGCTGATGATGTGAACGATACATCGTGAGCGACTCTTGCTCTTGTGGTAAGTACTGACGCTGGCGCAGCATCAACTCCTTGAAGTCGACTTCATGACCATTGAACTCTGGCCCATCGACACAGACAAAGCGGGTGCGACCACCAACCGTTACCCGGCACGCTCCACACATCCCCGTTCCATCGACCATAATCGGATTCAACGAGACTAAGGTCGGAGTATTCGTTTCCAGTGTAACTTTGCAACAGGCATTCATCATCGGTACCGGTCCGATTGCAACGACTTCTTTCACATCGTTTTCCGCAATCAGAACTCTGAGTACATCGGTAACGAAACCGTGAGTACCATAGCTGCCATCATCGGTTGTGATATAGAGCTTATCGCAGATTTTTGCCATCTCCGCTTCCATAATCAGCAGCTCTTTTGTTCGAGCACCGATGATTCCGAGTACGGTATTGCCGATCTGCTTCATCGCTTGTGCAATCGGATGTACCGGGGCGACACCAATGCCGCCGCCGACAACGACGACTGTTCCTTTTTGCTCGATGTGAGTCGGTTTCCCTAACGGGCCGCAGAGGTCTGCCAATTCCTGACCGGGATACATTTCCCCTAATTCAAAGGTGGATTTTCCCACTTCTTGAAAGATGAGAGTTAACGTACCGGCAACCGCGTCTGCATCGGCAATCGTTAATGGAATCCGTTCACCAGCATCGGTTGTCCGGAGGATGATGAATTGTCCGGCGCGGCGTTTCTTTGCAATTAGTGGAGCGGACACCACCAGTTTTTTGACTCGGTCAGCTAACACTTCGCGGGCTAATATGGGATAACCCATGTCTCCCCCTTTCCATGGATATGGGGTATTCTGTACGTAAACAAAGTGGGATTGGGCAGAGCAATTTCTCCGCCCAAGCTGTTGTAAACGGCGCCATCAATCGATGTCGCGCAAACCCCCACTAACGAAACTACTGTTTTAATCCGCTAACCAATTTCTCGGTGTCACGTGCGATAACCAACTCTTCATTGGTTGGTATTACTAATACTTTTACCGGCGAATTCTCAGCACTTACGACTCGCTCAACGTTCGGTAGATTTTCATTCGCATCGTGATTGAGAATAACACCCATCCGCTCCATCTTTTGAAGCGAGCGCTTTCTCACCTCGGTCGCGTTTTCGCCGATTCCGCCCGTGAAGACGATGGCATCCAATCCCCCCATTGCCGCCCAATAGGAACCGATGTACTTACGAACCCGGTAGCAAAAGACGTTCAATGCCAAGGCTGCTCGCTCGTTGCCGTTTTTCACTTCCGTCATAATGTCGCGCATATCCGATGAAGTACCAGACAACCCAATTAAACCGCTATGCTTGTTCATTAATGCGTTTGCTTCGGCACGGGAAAGGTCTTCTTTTTCCATGATGTGCAACAACGCCGCCGGATCGATATCACCGCAACGAGCGCCCATAACCAATCCTTCTACCGGCGTAAAGCCCATTGACGTATCGACGGAACTGCCCTCATCGACTGCAGCCATCGAGCAGCCGTTACCAAGGTGAATCGTTATCATCTTCAATTCGTTCATAGGCTTGCCAAGCATCTCTGCGGCTCGATTAGCGACATAGAAATGGCTGGTACCATGGAAACCGTAGCGGCGAATGAAGTATCGTTTGTACAACACATAAGGCAACGCATACATGTATGCGTAATCAGGTATCGTATGATGGAAGGCGGTATCGAACACCCCAACCTGAGGAATCGTCGGCATTAACTGCTGACACGCCTTGATACCTTTGATATTCGCGGGATTATGAAGTGGAGCCAACTCGATGCATTCGTGCAGTTGATCCATCACTTCTTTGTTGATAATAACTGAACCGGTGAATTTCTCGCCGCCATGTACGACCCGGTGTCCCATGGCATCGATCTCGTTGCGATCTTTTAGTACGCCGTGATTGGGCGAAAGCAGAATAGCGAGAATGTATTCGATGGCGGTTTGATGGTCAATGATTTCGGCTACGATTTTTACTTTATCGCCGTCATGACGAGAATGGTTTAAAATTGCATCGCGCATGCCAATTCGTTCGATCAGACCTTTCGCTAACGGTTGCTCGCCACTGGTGGTCTCGAACAGTTGATACTTGATCGAAGAACTGCCGCAATTGAGTACGAGGATTTTCATGGTTGGCTCCTGAAATGCCGAGGTTAATTTGTGGACGTTACGAAGAAGACAAAATACGAATTTTCCGGCGGAAATTCTACCGGCGTTTGAATATCCTTATGCTATCAAACAAATGTCGAGAAATGACCAACCATTGCCATTTTACGGGAATCAACTGCGATAGCGGCAGGAGTACCGTCCCAAATGATTTCCCCCTTCGATAGTCCGATCCAACGGGTACAGATTTTCCGCAACAAAGCTGTGTCATGGCTGGCAACGACAAATCCGCCCGGGTGATGTAGTAGTACTTGTGCGATCGAATGACAGCCTGGAGCGTCCAACCCGGCAGTCGGTTCATCCCACAACAACAGCGTTTCGGCAGAGTGTTGGGTAGCCGCCAACGCTACTCGACGAGCTTCGCCACCCGAGAGAGAGAAGGGATCACGATACAGCAATTCATTGGTAGCTATACCGTACTTAGCCAACCGATCGCGGGTAACTTGTTCATTTTCGGGAAATCCCGGTCCACCGATTTCCGTGATGACCATATCCGTTAGAAATGCCTGCTCCGGACTTTGAAGAGCAAGCGATGTCATAAACCCCTCACTACGAGTAACTGTTCCTTCCGAGAGGTCGACGATATGCCCTAACACCGCCAACAAGGTTGTTTTCCCTGCTCCAGTGTCGCCCAACAGCCCAATGCGTTCTCCGGTGTGGATCTGTAACTCGGAGATGCGTAACCGATGAGTGATCTCACCATGAACCACAGCGTTTTGCAGTTGAATCGATCCGGTCATTTATCAACCTCATCGACTACAAACTGCCATTGGCGGAGTGATTCGGTCATCGTCTGCAATACTTCTCCGTTACCATCGAAAACGATTTTCCCCTCGTGTAATGCAATAATGCGGGGAAAACTAAGCGCTTCGGAAAGCGATGGCGTTACCCATACGATGGCATAGGAATCGTTGAATAACTCGTCTTGCAATTGTTTCCGGCGCACTGGTGGGAGATACATCGCTGGTTCATCACATAGTAACAATCGGGGTGAAACGATACGTACCGCTTCCGCGACAACCTGTTGTAGTTCACCGCCGGATAATTGAGTGAGTTCACGGTTTGCGGGTATTTGCAAACGGGCAAGTGAATGCTCGATTGCCAATTCACTGGTTGTTTCATCACGGTTCAGCAATCGCTGTCCGAACGCAAGCTCATCACGAACAGTAACTCCGAGGGTCTGAAACGATGGATTTTGCAGAAGTAATTGCACTTCACCCGGCTGCGGGGTTGGTTCCCAAATGATACTTCCAGAGGTCGGTTGCAGTACGCCTGCCAATAGGTGCAGCAAAGTCGTTTTCCCGCTGCCATTAGCACCAAGTAAGGCAAGCTTTTCGTGTTGAGTAAGTTGGAGGGAGATGTCTTTGAGGAGAAATCGACCGTTGGGGAGCATGTAGCTAACTGCTTGCAGCGTCACCATCGGCACAACTCGCCAACCCACTCGGTGACTCGTTTCGTCGCGCCGGCTTCTTCTTCGATGAGTTCGAGACAGATGCCGCCGTAATGTCTTCGGACATCCTCGTCGAGCAGCCAAGTCCGGAGCGTCTGTTCCCAATCGCTTTGCTCATTGAGCACAACGCCGCCGCCGCGCTCGGCGAACAATCGCGCTTCCCGCGACATCGAAATATTCGGTCCATACAACAGGGGAATACCGAACACAGCCGGTTCGAGTACGCTATGAACACCCACGCCGAACCCTCCGCCGACACTGGCAATCGAAGCGCCACGGTACAACGTGGAAAGTACTCCTTGGACATTCACAAGCAACGAATCAGCGTTGGATAATTGCGACAAACTGGTTGAATATCGAACTGGTGAAAACCCTGCTGCAATCATACGCTGTTCCGCATCGGCGCAATGTTCTTCATCGCTTTCGTGCGGAACTACCACCAACCTGAAATCGATCCCCTCTTGCCGAAACCGCTGTAAAACCGGGAGCAATAACTCTTCATCGGGACGCCAACTACTTCCCATCACGATTACCGGTTTTGCCTTCATCCAAGCGATTAATGCCGGGTCACGTGAGTCTGGTTTTTTCGCAGCCGTTCGCACCCGGTCGTAGCGAGTATCGCCGGTAATGCGAATTTCGGTGCGTTGCTGTATCAATGCGGAAAACCGTTCACCATCCTCTTGGGAGATAGCACCAATACCGGATAACGAACCTAATAGTGAGCGTTGAAACGACCGGACAATTCGCCAATTCCGTTTAGAATCGGTGCGGAAGTTTGCGCTTTGGAGAATGGTGGGAATACCTCGTTCGCGGGCTTGCCACACCAGCTCCGGCCAAATGTCATGTTTCGTAATTACGATTGCTGATGGCTGGGCGGCATCGAGAAATGCCCGAACAAACCGCGGAGTATCGAGCGGCGCCCAGTACCATGGATAATCGAGTCTTCCGGTATTGGTGCGGCGTTGATAGAGCGAAGGGGAGCTAATCGTAAGAATGGGATTATGGCGCTTTTGCAGCACCTGCTCGATAACAGGTCGCGCCGCTTCAAATTCACCGACTGATGCGCAATGAAAAATGATTCCGTGTTTCGGAATGTGTTCCCACCGTTCGCGGCTTCTACCTAAGACAGCACTTTCAAATTTCGCGTCAAACGGAGCGACAATGCGCGCCAAGTAGTAAGCGAAGGGGCTGCCCAATCGCCAGAGTGTTCGCCAAAGGGGATGTGGTTTGTGTCCAAACATGGTGTTTATAAAAATAGTTGTAATCGTCGCCAAACGTTATCGACAGATACATCGCGCATACAGCGATGATGTCCCAACGGACACTCCGGTGTTCCGTGGGCAGAGCATGGCCGACAATCGAGTGATTGTTCAACCACCTCTAACTTGGAACGGAACGGAGCAAATCCGAATTGTTGAATCGTGGGACCAAACAGAGCGATGCCCGGCCGATGTGTTCCCGCAGCGATATGCATCACCGCCGAGTCGTTTGTTACTACCGCTTTACAAACCGAAACTGCCGCGATCAACTTCTTGATTGAATAAAACGGATACGTAACGGCATGCCGTGTCTGCCAACCGGGTAACTCCGAATCCAGTAACGATAACCAATTCGCTTCTTCCGGACCGATAATCCAGAGAATCGATACCCCGGATTCCTGGAGTCGTTTTGCTAATGCGATGTAATATTCGCTTGGCCAACGTTTCGTAAAGTGCTTCGCTCCCGGCGCTATGCCGACCCATGTTCCATAACCGGGTAATACTTGCAGCGAGCGTAACTCAGACTCATCGACTGGCAGTTGCAGACCAAGCCCGTCATCGGCAACACCCCAAAGCTTCGCTGCCGATAAATAACGCAACGGCACCGGCTCTTCTGCTTGCAGCCATTCGCCGCGCAAATGAATTTGCAGAAACCTTCGTAATCGTGGTGGAGCCGCTTCCGTTTGATGCGATGTTCTAAACTTCTTTGTAAAC
This genomic window contains:
- a CDS encoding energy-coupling factor ABC transporter ATP-binding protein, which gives rise to MGWRVVPMVTLQAVSYMLPNGRFLLKDISLQLTQHEKLALLGANGSGKTTLLHLLAGVLQPTSGSIIWEPTPQPGEVQLLLQNPSFQTLGVTVRDELAFGQRLLNRDETTSELAIEHSLARLQIPANRELTQLSGGELQQVVAEAVRIVSPRLLLCDEPAMYLPPVRRKQLQDELFNDSYAIVWVTPSLSEALSFPRIIALHEGKIVFDGNGEVLQTMTESLRQWQFVVDEVDK
- a CDS encoding energy-coupling factor ABC transporter ATP-binding protein, whose translation is MTGSIQLQNAVVHGEITHRLRISELQIHTGERIGLLGDTGAGKTTLLAVLGHIVDLSEGTVTRSEGFMTSLALQSPEQAFLTDMVITEIGGPGFPENEQVTRDRLAKYGIATNELLYRDPFSLSGGEARRVALAATQHSAETLLLWDEPTAGLDAPGCHSIAQVLLHHPGGFVVASHDTALLRKICTRWIGLSKGEIIWDGTPAAIAVDSRKMAMVGHFSTFV
- a CDS encoding T9SS type A sorting domain-containing protein is translated as NTNNRISQGGGQQLSSPLVVPTPAPDLGAIILYVQTVGDDRTIRGQKINRDGERLWGDFGNSISTVLTNVDNLSGVPDGNGGAAFVYTAVDITNPFFYNVVRFQHVNANGDTLLPGEGVVVDSANGEQSFSSMTKSGNNYYVAFIELYDEINLYYAVRVAKINLDGSQVWLRTIAEGAVNNSTGNRQHVQLIPASNGGVVAYWQEYRSDSNNGGQIYAQKVNSDGTIGWTTGGIRLGASAEDQATATATITRSGNSYWFAWKDVRNAGVAQIYAQHINDAGQRQLATSGLHVNDMGTNVQQDPSVAMDNSNGVYLAWSQYVQAITDTIADAEIKGVHLSGTGAVLYPNIWSSPTPQNSGWWVRFTYKQLTPDIAPTVLNAAVGNWQDFRSTGKEELINLYGQRVSDPSTEIREITNSIVPSDYVLEQNWPNPFNSTTTFKFSLPNQENVKVIVYDVTGREVARLLDAKVQAGTYQVKWFGKNDAGLKVASGIYFYRLETKKATLTRKLALVN
- a CDS encoding acetate kinase; the protein is MKILVLNCGSSSIKYQLFETTSGEQPLAKGLIERIGMRDAILNHSRHDGDKVKIVAEIIDHQTAIEYILAILLSPNHGVLKDRNEIDAMGHRVVHGGEKFTGSVIINKEVMDQLHECIELAPLHNPANIKGIKACQQLMPTIPQVGVFDTAFHHTIPDYAYMYALPYVLYKRYFIRRYGFHGTSHFYVANRAAEMLGKPMNELKMITIHLGNGCSMAAVDEGSSVDTSMGFTPVEGLVMGARCGDIDPAALLHIMEKEDLSRAEANALMNKHSGLIGLSGTSSDMRDIMTEVKNGNERAALALNVFCYRVRKYIGSYWAAMGGLDAIVFTGGIGENATEVRKRSLQKMERMGVILNHDANENLPNVERVVSAENSPVKVLVIPTNEELVIARDTEKLVSGLKQ
- the gltA gene encoding NADPH-dependent glutamate synthase, which codes for MAAKEKIPRQAMPEQEPLVRARNFLEVPFGYTAELAIAEASRCIQCKNPKCVAGCPVGIDIPAFLKMITQGEFAASARKIKEMNALPAICGRVCPQEEQCEKVCVVGIKQEPVAIGRLERFAADFERINELVTIPERAPATGKRIAVVGSGPAGLTVAGDLALLGHDVTVFEALHKAGGVLIYGIPEFRLPKSIVQSEVNYLEQLGVKFVFNSVIGRTLTVYELLEEEKFDSVFLGTGAGLPYFMNIPGENFNGVYSANEFLTRSNLMRAFDFPNSDTPIMKAKRVAVLGGGNVAMDAARTAIRLGAEKVSVVYRRSRNEMPARIEEIHHAEEEGIEFRFLTNPIELLGDDQGWVRGMKMVKMELGEPDASGRRRPVVIEGSEYESEFDCVVVSIGNGSNPLIPQTTPGLNTNKWGNIIATDDGATSIPGVYAGGDVVIGAATVILAMGAARKASAAMHQYMIEKEV
- a CDS encoding sulfide/dihydroorotate dehydrogenase-like FAD/NAD-binding protein, with translation MGYPILAREVLADRVKKLVVSAPLIAKKRRAGQFIILRTTDAGERIPLTIADADAVAGTLTLIFQEVGKSTFELGEMYPGQELADLCGPLGKPTHIEQKGTVVVVGGGIGVAPVHPIAQAMKQIGNTVLGIIGARTKELLIMEAEMAKICDKLYITTDDGSYGTHGFVTDVLRVLIAENDVKEVVAIGPVPMMNACCKVTLETNTPTLVSLNPIMVDGTGMCGACRVTVGGRTRFVCVDGPEFNGHEVDFKELMLRQRQYLPQEQESLTMYRSHHQQHA
- a CDS encoding glycosyltransferase family 9 protein, producing MAMSKPNAILVIRFSSLGDCLLLGPVLRGLRKRFPSHRILWLTKQLNRDIWEQSFVVDDVIVWDGNDESILKKLQTEYAIEYTLDLQASPRSRRFTKKFRTSHQTEAAPPRLRRFLQIHLRGEWLQAEEPVPLRYLSAAKLWGVADDGLGLQLPVDESELRSLQVLPGYGTWVGIAPGAKHFTKRWPSEYYIALAKRLQESGVSILWIIGPEEANWLSLLDSELPGWQTRHAVTYPFYSIKKLIAAVSVCKAVVTNDSAVMHIAAGTHRPGIALFGPTIQQFGFAPFRSKLEVVEQSLDCRPCSAHGTPECPLGHHRCMRDVSVDNVWRRLQLFL